Sequence from the Luteibacter aegosomaticola genome:
TCTGGCCATCGACGATGGCCACGCGCAACTCTTCGCGCTGAGTCGCGTTGATCAACATACGCTTCATTGTAGATTCCTCGACCTGACCGCGCGGCCGCGCGCCGCGGTGGCGCCCATGTGGCGGCCTGCCGGGGATCGCGCCGCAGCGGTGAGGCTTTAAGCGGCATGGTTTCCGGGGCCGATACCTGGTCCCGGCGTGATTCGTGATAAGCGCCTTGCAGCCACCCCGTTTCTTACAGATAACCGGACAACTGCAACCCGAACCATTACGATATGGGGTGTCTTCCACCTCCCGACCCCTCGGACGGGATAGCGTGACACTCGCCTTACGCGACGGAACCGGCACCCCGCGAGAGATAAGTCTTCAGCGGAGCCTGACGCTCGCCGAGTATCCTATCAATTTCGAGTTTTATCAATGCAGACGGCAACTTCCCTCGACGGCGGCCAAGGTGTGCGGCAGGTCGAAATCGGCCCCGAGAGGGACGGGCAGCGCGTGGATAATGCGCTCATGACCCTCTGCAAAGGGGTGCCCAAGAGCCTGGTCTACCGCATCCTGAGAACGGGCCAGGTCCGTATTAATGGCAAGCGCGCCAAGCCGGATACCCGTCTGGCGGCCGGCGATATGCTGCGCATCCCGCCCATTCGCATGGCCGAAAAAGAAGAGGGCGTGGCCCCGAGTGGCATGGTCAAGGCGGTCACGGACTCGATCATCTTTGAAGACAAGCACTTCCTGGTGATCGACAAGCCGGTCGGTATCGCCGCTCACGGTGGTAGTGGCGTGAGCCATGGCGCGATCGAGCTGCTTCGTGCCGCCCGCCCCAATGAGCACCTGGAACTGGTCCATCGCCTCGATCGCGATACCAGTGGTGTGCTGGTCTTCTCGAAGAGCCGGGCTGGCCTGACCGGCCTGCAGGCCCTGATCCGCGATAACCAGGTGGTTAAGCAGTACCTCTGCCTGATGACGGGGACGCCGCGTAAGGCCAAGTTCGATGTGAACGCGCCCCTGCTCAAGTCGGTCGTGCATGGCGGCGAGCGCATGGTCCGGGTCGATGACGCCGGCAAGCCCTCGCTCACCTTCTTCCAGGAAGTGGAGCAGTACCCCGCCAGCCGCCTGATGCGCGCGACCCTCGGTACGGGCCGCACCCATCAGATCCGCGTCCACGCCCAGTACATCGGCCATCCGCTTGCCGGCGACCCGAAGTACGGCGATCCAGAAGCCAACAAGCGCCTGCGCGCCAAGGGACTGAAGCGGATGTTCCTCCATGCCGCCCGCATGAGTTTCGATCTTGACGGCAAGAACTACGACTTTTCAGCGCCGTTGCCCGACGATCTCAAGGCGTTCCTCGACAATCTCCGCAGCTAACCCGCATCGTAGGAGCCCACCCTGTGGGCGACATCTTTTGCAGCAGCGCAGCAGGCCCTGCGGCGCTTTCGCGAACGGCGTCGCCCACAGGATGGGCTCCTACCGTGTCAGGACAGGAAGCGGGCGCTGACTTCCAGGGAGCGGAGCACGCCCCCGGCCATGCAGGCCTGCATGATCACCGCCGCCGCAGCGTGGGCCACGGCGACCGGTAAGAGTGAACGGTGGTGCAGGTACCACCATGCCCAGCCCAGCTCGGCCACGAAACACAGCTGCATGAGCAGGCCGTTGGGGGTGTGGAGCAGGGCGAAGGCCAGGGCTGTCAGCAGCACGGCTGCGGGTCGCGGTAGCGCTCGGGCCAGTAGCCCGGCCACGACGGCGAGCATCAGCCACTGTTGGAAAAACGCCCACCCTATATAAAGGAGTGCGCGGCCTAAGGGCGGCCACGCCGGTGCGTGCCCGGCGACTGCCGCCACGCCGAGGGCGACCGGGATGGCCAGGAGTGGCCAGCCAGCCATTCGCCAGTTGCCCTTCCAGTGCCAGCGGGGCACGGCTCGAATCCAGGTGAGGTAGGCGGCGTAAGCGACGCCGCCGGCGAACATCGCCACGGCGCTGGCGTCTGGCCTCGGCGCCAGTCCCAGTCCAACGATGAGCCACAACGGGCCCGCCGCCGCCAGGGCGGCATGGACCAGGTCGTCGAGCCGGCTGGTCGTGCGTTGGCGCCGTGTCCGAATGCTGTTAGCAATGAGCAGCACAAAATAGACGGCAACCGGCGTCAGGCGGAGCCAGTTGGGCCCGGGGCTTGGGGGCGGCATGCTGCCAAAGGTGGTCAGCGGGTCGATCGCCCGCTGCTGGT
This genomic interval carries:
- a CDS encoding CPBP family glutamic-type intramembrane protease, giving the protein MPSRRYRALALAMAVLAIASCFLLPLLAARVVRGAMERSGAMDRAAYASGTSPWSWRFRDANDLVAGKVFGDAAIKSGEQGLIVAPTRSGRGELGFPLTRQADLSRLNLLRLDASAPAGQFSIVVRPTLSAPLVRADLTGLAAPIHLDQLTWRDATGATVAAPGRAAMLRLAFMLPTDATLVLRGASLARAGGPLPETGTPIPTGLTAEGLLHWRDQQRAIDPLTTFGSMPPPSPGPNWLRLTPVAVYFVLLIANSIRTRRQRTTSRLDDLVHAALAAAGPLWLIVGLGLAPRPDASAVAMFAGGVAYAAYLTWIRAVPRWHWKGNWRMAGWPLLAIPVALGVAAVAGHAPAWPPLGRALLYIGWAFFQQWLMLAVVAGLLARALPRPAAVLLTALAFALLHTPNGLLMQLCFVAELGWAWWYLHHRSLLPVAVAHAAAAVIMQACMAGGVLRSLEVSARFLS
- a CDS encoding RluA family pseudouridine synthase, whose translation is MTLCKGVPKSLVYRILRTGQVRINGKRAKPDTRLAAGDMLRIPPIRMAEKEEGVAPSGMVKAVTDSIIFEDKHFLVIDKPVGIAAHGGSGVSHGAIELLRAARPNEHLELVHRLDRDTSGVLVFSKSRAGLTGLQALIRDNQVVKQYLCLMTGTPRKAKFDVNAPLLKSVVHGGERMVRVDDAGKPSLTFFQEVEQYPASRLMRATLGTGRTHQIRVHAQYIGHPLAGDPKYGDPEANKRLRAKGLKRMFLHAARMSFDLDGKNYDFSAPLPDDLKAFLDNLRS